A single genomic interval of Burkholderia sp. HI2500 harbors:
- a CDS encoding LysR family transcriptional regulator — MTHSAPGRSAAPARTDSAPHDNDASELRVQDLDLNLLKTFRAVYEERHVGRAALRLGVTQPSVSYALGRLRLMFRDALFVRTGTGVEPTPRAQRLALSVDKALAILQDVLDEGSRFTPDSTQRVFRLHMSDFAASAFLPTLLAAFDRRAPGAVIETLHVDECQLNVALESGRIDFALGHFADASSHFQRTALLHERCVLLMPRRTAQRVALPDDYVLDGDAPDTLRFVAVTSHPQSMQLLERHGLMPRVRAALPDFMVVPALLQDGDYALILPETIAITFAARQPCVLYEIAGAGEWAVNAYWHRRFDADPGHRWLRALLLELFNIGELAPFDAWLAPQPPACA; from the coding sequence ATGACGCACTCCGCACCCGGCCGTTCGGCGGCCCCCGCCCGCACCGATTCCGCACCGCACGACAACGATGCATCCGAACTGCGTGTGCAGGATCTCGATCTCAACTTGCTGAAGACGTTTCGTGCCGTGTACGAGGAGCGGCACGTCGGCCGCGCGGCGCTGCGGCTCGGCGTCACGCAGCCGTCCGTCAGCTACGCGCTCGGCCGGCTGCGGCTGATGTTCCGCGACGCGCTGTTCGTGCGCACCGGCACCGGCGTCGAGCCGACGCCGCGCGCGCAGCGGCTCGCGCTGTCGGTCGACAAGGCGCTCGCGATCCTGCAGGACGTGCTCGACGAAGGCTCGCGCTTCACGCCCGACAGCACGCAACGCGTGTTCCGCCTGCACATGAGCGATTTCGCGGCGAGCGCGTTTCTGCCGACGCTGCTCGCGGCCTTCGACCGCCGCGCGCCGGGCGCGGTGATCGAGACGCTGCACGTCGACGAATGCCAGCTCAATGTCGCACTCGAATCGGGGCGCATCGACTTCGCGCTCGGGCATTTCGCCGATGCGTCGAGCCACTTCCAGCGCACCGCGCTGCTGCACGAGCGCTGCGTGCTGCTGATGCCGCGTCGCACCGCGCAGCGCGTCGCGCTACCCGACGATTACGTGCTCGATGGCGACGCGCCCGACACGCTGCGCTTCGTCGCGGTCACGTCGCATCCGCAATCGATGCAGTTGCTGGAACGGCACGGGCTGATGCCGCGCGTGCGCGCGGCGCTCCCCGATTTCATGGTGGTGCCCGCGCTGCTGCAGGACGGCGACTATGCGCTGATCCTGCCGGAGACGATCGCGATCACGTTTGCCGCGCGGCAGCCGTGCGTGCTGTACGAGATCGCCGGTGCGGGCGAATGGGCCGTCAATGCGTACTGGCACCGGCGCTTCGACGCCGACCCCGGCCATCGCTGGCTGCGTGCGCTGCTGCTCGAACTGTTCAACATCGGCGAGCTGGCGCCGTTCGACGCATGGCTCGCGCCGCAGCCGCCCGCCTGCGCATAG
- a CDS encoding porin — protein MNQPNGRADRLAVPLAALLACAALPAFAQSSVTLYGRVDTAIEYANAGPNHVTRMGSGNLFASQWGLKGVEDLGGGYATIFKLEDGFNAASGALSNSSALFGREAWVGITGPFGGVQFGELYTILHTTLVTYSLPGLGAGLAWGNATNNFVGPAFLRVRNSMRYTSPRHAGFMLRAMAARGTNGAAGQPSTLGDTYGVGLNYVRGGLSVDVDTMQQKFSPVAASALGGTSPAANGNYTLGAISYDFSVVKVAALYMRHRGGPDVATAIDSQSAYPHSDIMELSATVPIGRASLLLSVGHYRKVADSDGNADSYGIRFDYPLSKRTVLYTGAAMVRNGAHARFVVNGAAGGGVAVAKPGATASSIVAGILTSF, from the coding sequence ATGAACCAACCGAACGGGCGGGCCGACCGGCTTGCCGTACCGCTTGCCGCGCTGCTTGCCTGCGCGGCGTTGCCCGCCTTCGCGCAATCGAGCGTGACGCTCTACGGCCGCGTCGACACCGCGATCGAATACGCGAACGCCGGGCCGAACCACGTGACGCGCATGGGCAGCGGCAACCTGTTCGCGTCGCAGTGGGGGCTGAAGGGCGTCGAGGATCTCGGCGGCGGCTACGCGACGATCTTCAAGCTGGAAGATGGCTTCAACGCGGCGAGCGGCGCACTGTCGAACAGCAGCGCACTGTTCGGCCGCGAGGCGTGGGTCGGCATCACGGGGCCGTTCGGCGGCGTGCAGTTCGGTGAGCTTTACACGATCCTGCACACGACGCTCGTCACGTACAGCCTGCCGGGCCTCGGCGCGGGGCTCGCGTGGGGCAATGCGACGAACAACTTCGTCGGGCCCGCGTTCCTGCGCGTGCGCAACTCGATGCGCTACACGTCGCCGCGCCATGCGGGCTTCATGCTGCGCGCGATGGCCGCGCGCGGCACCAACGGCGCGGCCGGGCAGCCGTCGACGCTCGGCGATACGTACGGCGTGGGACTCAACTACGTGCGCGGCGGCCTGTCGGTGGACGTCGACACCATGCAGCAGAAGTTCAGCCCGGTGGCTGCGTCCGCGCTCGGCGGCACGAGCCCGGCCGCGAACGGCAACTACACGCTCGGCGCGATTTCGTACGATTTCAGCGTCGTGAAGGTGGCCGCGCTGTACATGCGTCATCGCGGCGGCCCCGACGTCGCGACCGCGATCGACAGCCAGAGCGCGTATCCGCACAGCGACATCATGGAGCTGAGCGCGACGGTGCCGATCGGGCGTGCGTCGCTGTTGTTGAGCGTGGGCCACTACCGCAAGGTCGCGGACAGCGACGGCAACGCCGATTCGTACGGCATCCGTTTCGACTATCCGCTGTCGAAGCGCACGGTGCTGTACACGGGCGCCGCGATGGTGCGCAACGGCGCGCATGCACGCTTCGTCGTGAACGGCGCGGCGGGGGGCGGTGTCGCGGTCGCCAAGCCGGGCGCGACCGCGAGTTCGATCGTCGCGGGCATCCTCACGTCGTTCTGA
- a CDS encoding spinster family MFS transporter — translation MSASTARAAGKRYTYEWYVVVICMLAYVFSFVDRQVLVLMIEPIKRDLHLSDTQFSLLNGFAFSLFYAVMGLPVAYLADRYARPRIISLGIALWSVATAACGLSQHFVQMFIARMGVGVGEAALSPGAYSMLADYFPKEKLGRAIAVYSLGSFIGGGVAFLIGGYVIALLKHASAFTLPVVGQVHAWQVTFLIVGLPGILVALLFAVTVRDPQRKGLAQDRSGAVRRVSMRDSLRFVGTHRATFSCHYLGFSFYAMTLYCLLSWTPAFYIRHFGMTAVEAGYTLGIVLLVANTAGVFCGGWLNDWLLRRGREDAPMRAGAIGAACMVIPATLFTQLDSLPASLAMLVVAMFFASFPMPTSTAAMQTLAPNQMRAQISALFLLVSNLIALGIGTTVVALFTDRVFGAPAAVGHSMSIVNVAAATLAALLLAAGCRHYRRSLDRERGLASTAAPHAAEAGNAIAAR, via the coding sequence ATGTCCGCATCCACGGCCCGCGCTGCCGGCAAGCGCTATACGTACGAATGGTATGTCGTCGTCATCTGCATGCTCGCGTACGTCTTCTCGTTCGTCGACCGCCAGGTCCTCGTGCTGATGATCGAGCCGATCAAGCGCGACCTGCACCTGTCCGACACGCAGTTCAGCCTGTTGAACGGCTTCGCGTTCTCGCTGTTCTATGCGGTGATGGGGCTGCCCGTCGCCTATCTCGCCGATCGTTACGCGCGGCCGCGGATCATCTCGCTCGGCATCGCGCTGTGGAGCGTCGCGACCGCCGCGTGCGGGCTCAGCCAGCATTTCGTGCAGATGTTCATCGCGCGGATGGGCGTCGGTGTGGGCGAAGCCGCGCTGTCGCCCGGCGCGTACTCGATGCTCGCCGACTACTTCCCGAAGGAGAAGCTCGGGCGCGCGATCGCCGTGTACTCGCTCGGCTCGTTCATCGGCGGCGGCGTCGCGTTCCTGATCGGCGGCTACGTGATCGCGCTGCTCAAGCATGCGAGCGCGTTCACGCTGCCGGTGGTCGGGCAGGTGCATGCGTGGCAGGTCACGTTCCTGATCGTCGGGCTGCCGGGGATCCTCGTCGCACTGCTGTTCGCCGTGACCGTGCGCGACCCGCAGCGCAAGGGGCTCGCGCAGGATCGCTCGGGCGCCGTGCGGCGCGTGTCGATGCGCGATTCGCTGCGCTTCGTCGGTACGCATCGCGCGACTTTCTCGTGCCACTACCTCGGCTTCTCGTTCTACGCGATGACGCTGTACTGCCTGCTGAGCTGGACGCCCGCGTTCTATATCCGCCACTTCGGGATGACGGCCGTCGAAGCCGGCTACACGCTCGGCATCGTGCTGCTGGTCGCGAACACGGCCGGCGTGTTCTGCGGCGGCTGGCTCAACGACTGGCTGCTGCGGCGCGGCCGCGAGGATGCGCCGATGCGCGCCGGTGCGATCGGCGCCGCGTGCATGGTGATCCCCGCGACGCTGTTCACGCAGCTCGACTCGCTGCCCGCGTCGCTCGCGATGCTCGTGGTCGCGATGTTCTTCGCGTCGTTCCCGATGCCGACGTCCACCGCCGCGATGCAGACGCTCGCGCCGAACCAGATGCGCGCGCAGATCTCCGCGCTGTTCCTGCTCGTGTCGAACCTGATCGCGCTCGGGATCGGGACGACCGTCGTCGCGCTGTTCACCGATCGCGTGTTCGGCGCGCCGGCGGCGGTCGGTCATTCGATGTCGATCGTCAACGTCGCGGCGGCGACGCTCGCCGCGCTGCTGCTCGCCGCCGGGTGCCGGCACTATCGTCGCAGCCTCGATCGCGAACGCGGCCTTGCGTCCACCGCCGCGCCGCACGCGGCCGAAGCGGGCAACGCGATCGCCGCGCGCTGA
- a CDS encoding PDR/VanB family oxidoreductase, giving the protein MQANRHQVRIDALIDAAQDIRCFRVSRVDGQPFDAYEPGAHIDVTAPSGITRQYSLCGNPDERGSYLFAVKKEAQSRGGSRSLHDDVQVGAELSIGTPRNLFRLTDDASEHVLIAAGIGITPLLSMAYALHRRGARYRLHYFARSREHAAFVDELSAEPFASHVTFHYGVEPAALAAELNRCVESVDAHAHVYTCGPGPFMDAVVAAAATRLPEDSIHLERFAAEPAAAGAGNTDAGAGPAADGFEVRLQRSGQSVRVTPDTSIVDALARIGIEVDTSCGEGVCGTCMVPVIDGEPDHRDHCLSKAERASNTVICCCVSRARSAVLVLDL; this is encoded by the coding sequence ATGCAAGCGAACCGCCACCAAGTCCGGATCGACGCGCTGATCGACGCGGCGCAGGACATCCGCTGTTTCCGGGTGTCGCGCGTCGACGGCCAGCCGTTCGACGCGTACGAACCAGGCGCCCACATCGATGTGACCGCGCCGTCAGGCATCACCCGGCAATACTCGCTGTGCGGCAACCCCGACGAGCGCGGCAGCTACCTGTTCGCGGTGAAGAAGGAAGCGCAGTCGCGCGGCGGCTCGCGTTCGCTGCACGACGATGTGCAAGTCGGCGCCGAGCTGTCGATCGGCACGCCGCGCAACCTGTTTCGTCTGACGGATGACGCGAGCGAGCACGTGCTGATCGCGGCCGGCATCGGCATCACGCCGCTGCTGTCGATGGCGTATGCGCTGCACCGGCGCGGCGCGCGCTACCGGTTGCACTACTTCGCGCGCAGCCGCGAGCATGCGGCCTTCGTCGACGAACTGTCGGCCGAGCCGTTCGCGTCGCACGTGACGTTCCACTACGGCGTCGAGCCCGCCGCGCTCGCGGCCGAGCTGAACCGCTGCGTCGAATCGGTCGACGCGCATGCACACGTCTATACATGCGGCCCGGGGCCGTTCATGGATGCGGTCGTCGCGGCGGCCGCGACACGCTTGCCGGAAGATTCGATCCATCTCGAACGCTTCGCGGCGGAACCCGCCGCCGCCGGTGCGGGCAACACCGATGCCGGCGCCGGCCCGGCCGCCGACGGTTTCGAAGTGCGCCTGCAGCGCAGCGGGCAATCGGTACGCGTCACGCCCGACACGTCGATCGTCGACGCGCTCGCACGCATCGGCATCGAAGTCGACACGTCATGCGGCGAAGGCGTGTGCGGCACCTGCATGGTGCCCGTGATCGACGGCGAGCCCGACCATCGCGACCATTGCCTCAGCAAGGCCGAGCGCGCGAGCAACACGGTGATCTGCTGCTGCGTGTCGCGTGCGCGCTCCGCGGTGCTCGTGCTCGATCTCTGA
- a CDS encoding LysR family transcriptional regulator — protein MTSVDHLDLNLLRVFQAIVEERSLTKAGERLALSQPAVSYSLGRLRTLFDDPLFVRTRAGMQPTPVALELAGIVGKALDMVRVALRYAERFDPATSTRTFRLSLSDAGEMAYLPAICQALRERAPRVTLSVQPLPVEEIEEALRASRLDFAIGNLPELMPRTRHQTLFEETYVCMTGRRRGVPSGAALSLEQFVRAAHINVKSVEHSHHALDDALRAQGVGRNIALEVPHFVALPSVLSVTDLYATLPKRLAQILNRDNAFRLYELPVTLPPASVTMHWHEHFHEDEGNAWMRALLAELVERFDDM, from the coding sequence ATGACATCGGTCGATCATCTCGATCTGAACCTGTTGCGTGTGTTCCAGGCGATCGTCGAGGAACGCAGCCTGACGAAGGCCGGCGAGCGGCTCGCGCTGTCGCAGCCGGCCGTCAGCTATTCGCTCGGCCGGCTGCGTACGCTGTTCGACGATCCGCTGTTCGTGCGCACGCGCGCGGGCATGCAGCCGACGCCGGTCGCGCTCGAACTCGCGGGCATCGTCGGCAAGGCGCTCGATATGGTTCGCGTGGCGCTGCGCTATGCGGAGCGCTTCGATCCGGCCACCAGCACGCGCACGTTCCGGCTGTCGCTGTCGGACGCGGGCGAGATGGCGTACCTGCCGGCGATCTGCCAGGCGCTGCGCGAGCGCGCGCCGCGCGTGACGCTGAGCGTGCAGCCGCTGCCGGTGGAGGAGATCGAGGAAGCGCTGCGCGCGAGCCGGCTGGATTTCGCGATCGGCAACCTGCCGGAGCTGATGCCGCGCACGCGTCATCAGACGCTGTTCGAGGAAACCTACGTGTGCATGACGGGCCGCCGGCGCGGGGTGCCGAGCGGTGCCGCGCTGAGCCTCGAGCAATTCGTGCGCGCCGCGCACATCAACGTGAAATCGGTCGAGCACAGCCACCACGCGCTCGACGATGCGTTGCGCGCGCAGGGCGTGGGACGCAACATCGCGCTCGAAGTGCCGCACTTCGTCGCGCTGCCGAGCGTGCTGTCGGTCACGGATCTGTATGCGACGCTGCCGAAGCGGCTCGCGCAGATCCTGAACCGCGACAATGCGTTCCGGCTGTACGAGCTGCCCGTCACGCTGCCGCCCGCGTCGGTGACGATGCACTGGCACGAGCATTTTCATGAAGACGAGGGCAACGCGTGGATGCGCGCGTTGCTGGCCGAGCTTGTCGAGCGGTTCGATGACATGTGA
- a CDS encoding aromatic ring-hydroxylating oxygenase subunit alpha: MSDISYQTIDTSALHGLAQPDRIAPAMYHDPALFEAELDRIFYRTWIWVAHESELPNPGDFITTTIGRQPVIVVRDKTGEINVLQNRCRHRGATVCESHKGNAKGFTCPYHSWSYALDGTLRALPYGDGYEGVCEKGDLPLVKLRVGVYQGLIFASFNDAIEPLEDFLGGAKPWIDLFMKQGAGYPIKANGEHKFRFKGNWKIQLENTTDLYHFPVVHKSWMKSIDDETAAAITSFMTSEDAFCRGLGNGHSLAVLMPELIDLDEDDGAPLPERFAPLAAKLAERHTPEEVRRIVRSLMGVGFNLNLFPNLALSMAFFRVLRPISANETEIRHVALAMDGGPDEANRERLRIHEHFQGPFGFGSPDDAEAWERVQRGAHAGPDVPILVNRGLNRETTAANGEKTAHATDETGMREAYQQWRKMMEQQ, from the coding sequence ATGAGCGACATTTCCTACCAGACGATCGACACCAGCGCGTTGCATGGCCTCGCGCAACCCGACCGCATCGCGCCCGCGATGTATCACGATCCCGCGCTGTTCGAAGCCGAGCTCGACCGCATCTTCTACCGCACCTGGATCTGGGTCGCGCACGAAAGCGAGCTGCCGAACCCGGGCGACTTCATCACGACGACGATCGGCCGCCAGCCGGTGATCGTCGTGCGCGACAAGACCGGCGAGATCAACGTGCTGCAGAACCGCTGCCGCCATCGCGGCGCGACCGTGTGCGAATCACACAAGGGCAACGCGAAGGGCTTCACGTGCCCGTATCACAGCTGGTCGTACGCGCTCGACGGCACGCTGCGCGCGCTGCCGTACGGCGACGGCTACGAAGGCGTGTGCGAGAAAGGCGACCTGCCGCTCGTGAAGCTGCGCGTCGGCGTGTACCAGGGGCTGATCTTCGCGAGCTTCAACGATGCGATCGAACCGCTCGAGGATTTCCTCGGCGGCGCGAAGCCGTGGATCGACCTGTTCATGAAACAGGGCGCCGGCTACCCGATCAAGGCGAACGGCGAGCACAAGTTCAGGTTCAAGGGCAACTGGAAGATCCAGCTCGAGAACACGACCGACCTCTATCACTTCCCGGTCGTGCACAAGTCGTGGATGAAGTCGATCGACGATGAAACGGCCGCCGCGATCACGAGCTTCATGACGAGCGAGGACGCATTCTGCCGCGGGCTCGGCAACGGCCACAGCCTCGCGGTGCTGATGCCCGAGCTGATCGACCTCGACGAAGACGACGGCGCGCCGCTGCCCGAGCGCTTCGCGCCGCTCGCGGCGAAGCTCGCCGAACGTCACACGCCGGAGGAAGTGCGCCGCATCGTGCGCTCGCTGATGGGTGTCGGCTTCAACCTGAACCTGTTCCCGAACCTCGCGCTGTCGATGGCGTTCTTCCGCGTGCTGCGGCCGATCTCCGCGAACGAAACCGAGATCCGCCACGTCGCGCTCGCGATGGACGGCGGCCCCGACGAAGCGAACCGCGAGCGGCTGCGCATTCACGAGCACTTCCAGGGCCCGTTCGGTTTCGGCAGCCCCGACGACGCGGAAGCGTGGGAGCGCGTGCAACGCGGCGCGCATGCGGGCCCCGACGTGCCGATCCTCGTGAATCGCGGGCTGAACCGTGAGACGACTGCCGCGAACGGCGAAAAGACCGCGCATGCAACCGACGAGACCGGCATGCGCGAGGCCTACCAGCAATGGCGCAAGATGATGGAGCAACAATGA
- a CDS encoding aromatic-ring-hydroxylating dioxygenase subunit beta, which translates to MMDDRNALFSEQTFARAVEFVWREAEMLDRRDYRAWLDLWDPAGHYVVPIDPDTTDFAATLNYVFDDQDMREKRVQRMVSGYSASATDAARTVRTVSRFTLESGSADTVELKSAQVVVAYKRGVATLFAADVTHKLHVDVEGEMRIAEKVVRLIDSTEALSAIGFLL; encoded by the coding sequence ATGATGGACGACCGCAACGCCCTCTTTTCCGAGCAGACCTTCGCCCGCGCGGTCGAATTCGTGTGGCGCGAAGCCGAGATGCTCGACCGCCGCGACTATCGCGCGTGGCTCGACCTGTGGGACCCGGCCGGCCACTACGTGGTGCCGATCGATCCCGACACGACCGACTTCGCCGCGACGCTGAACTACGTGTTCGACGACCAGGACATGCGCGAGAAGCGCGTGCAGCGGATGGTGTCCGGCTATTCGGCGTCGGCGACCGACGCGGCGCGCACGGTGCGCACCGTGTCGCGCTTCACGCTGGAAAGCGGCAGCGCCGACACCGTGGAACTGAAATCGGCGCAGGTCGTCGTCGCGTACAAGCGCGGCGTCGCGACGCTGTTCGCGGCTGACGTCACCCACAAGCTGCACGTCGATGTGGAAGGCGAGATGCGGATCGCCGAGAAGGTCGTGCGCCTGATCGATTCGACCGAAGCGCTCAGCGCGATCGGCTTCCTGCTGTGA
- a CDS encoding tautomerase family protein gives MPTLEVFLPAGHDGARKAELIARLTGATVDSIGAPIESVRVLLTELPATHIGLGGRSAADGAPPSLPVIVAILIAGRTDEQKRALIAALSETSASVLDAPLQATRVMIKDIPNTDFGIGGQTARALGR, from the coding sequence ATGCCCACACTCGAAGTTTTCCTGCCGGCCGGCCATGACGGCGCCCGCAAGGCCGAACTGATCGCACGGCTGACCGGTGCGACCGTCGATTCGATCGGCGCACCGATCGAATCGGTGCGCGTGCTGCTGACCGAATTGCCCGCGACGCACATCGGCCTCGGCGGCCGCAGCGCCGCGGACGGTGCGCCGCCGTCGCTGCCCGTGATCGTCGCGATCCTGATCGCCGGCCGCACCGACGAACAGAAGCGTGCGCTGATCGCCGCGCTGTCGGAGACAAGCGCCAGCGTGCTCGATGCGCCGCTGCAAGCCACCCGCGTGATGATCAAGGACATCCCGAACACCGATTTCGGCATCGGCGGGCAAACCGCACGGGCGCTCGGGCGCTGA
- a CDS encoding sensor histidine kinase: MRAARAGAMLGFRPRDAARPHPKPIMSFPDEDDFHRLLDALTTCVLLHDAHTKAIVWANRAACIALGFSVEELLPLKAPDMTRPEPKYQREIAVSAWDRALVDGPQVYEWCYRSRTGVDMLSEATATYVPLRGRDVVMVQFRDISAEEAVRQQLRRYEARLREFMQDLDEGIAVVTPHGGVQFISESGRRVLGLAPDEALGEVLDYCSEADRDRLVAQLRDAPSAYPSAPQRYRIVRRDGSSCWLRILCRQVEIEDDLVGLLVQFRDVSDEVAIEDARRAEARMLEHAGRYNAMGEMASVIAHELSQPLAAVRNFIEGAVQRLNARGAIDDAIWGLRSADRQAEHAALIIKSVREFIVKREPVVALADLRDILADVAYFIELRAKEAGVTVTIVQADAPLPIRCERVLIGQVILNLAFNAIEAFAGCERVSRTLTLGTANVDGHAELRAIDNGPGIAADAHDRLFDGFSSSKAGGNGIGLSLCKSIVTRHGGRIAASPADGGGLDCRVTLPLAGTKARAGTSSPGNA, from the coding sequence ATGCGGGCGGCGCGTGCCGGTGCTATGTTGGGTTTCCGGCCGCGCGACGCCGCGCGACCTCATCCGAAGCCGATCATGAGTTTCCCCGACGAAGACGATTTCCACCGGCTGCTCGACGCGCTGACGACCTGCGTGCTGCTGCACGATGCGCACACCAAGGCGATCGTGTGGGCGAACCGCGCCGCGTGCATCGCGCTCGGTTTTTCCGTCGAGGAACTGCTGCCGCTGAAGGCGCCGGACATGACGCGTCCCGAACCGAAATACCAGCGCGAGATCGCGGTGAGCGCGTGGGATCGCGCGCTCGTCGACGGGCCGCAGGTGTACGAGTGGTGCTACCGGTCGCGCACGGGCGTCGACATGTTGTCCGAGGCGACCGCCACCTACGTGCCGCTGCGCGGGCGCGACGTCGTGATGGTGCAGTTCCGCGACATCAGCGCGGAAGAGGCGGTGCGCCAGCAGTTGCGCCGCTACGAGGCGCGGCTGCGCGAATTCATGCAGGACCTCGACGAAGGCATCGCGGTCGTCACGCCGCACGGCGGCGTGCAGTTCATCAGCGAGTCGGGCCGCCGCGTGCTCGGCCTCGCACCCGACGAAGCGCTCGGCGAGGTGCTCGACTACTGCTCCGAGGCCGACCGCGACCGGCTCGTCGCGCAGTTGCGCGATGCGCCGTCCGCGTATCCGTCCGCGCCGCAGCGCTACCGGATCGTGCGGCGCGACGGCTCGTCGTGCTGGCTGCGCATCCTGTGCCGGCAAGTCGAGATCGAGGACGATCTCGTCGGGCTGCTCGTGCAGTTCCGCGACGTGAGCGACGAAGTCGCGATCGAGGACGCGCGCCGCGCGGAAGCACGCATGCTCGAACACGCGGGCCGTTACAACGCGATGGGCGAGATGGCGAGCGTGATCGCGCACGAGTTGAGCCAGCCGCTCGCGGCCGTGCGCAATTTCATCGAAGGCGCGGTGCAGCGGCTGAACGCGCGCGGCGCGATCGACGACGCGATCTGGGGGCTGCGCAGCGCGGACCGGCAGGCCGAGCATGCGGCGCTGATCATCAAGAGCGTGCGCGAGTTCATCGTGAAGCGCGAACCGGTCGTCGCGCTCGCCGACTTGCGCGACATCCTCGCGGACGTCGCGTATTTCATCGAGCTGCGCGCGAAGGAAGCCGGCGTGACGGTCACGATCGTTCAGGCCGACGCGCCGCTGCCTATCCGCTGCGAGCGCGTGCTGATCGGGCAGGTGATCCTGAATCTCGCGTTCAACGCGATCGAGGCGTTCGCCGGTTGCGAGCGGGTGTCGCGCACGCTGACGCTCGGCACTGCGAACGTCGACGGGCATGCCGAGCTGCGCGCGATCGACAACGGCCCGGGTATCGCGGCCGATGCGCACGATCGGCTGTTCGACGGCTTCTCGTCGTCGAAGGCCGGTGGGAACGGAATCGGGCTGTCGCTGTGCAAGAGCATCGTGACGCGCCACGGCGGCCGGATCGCTGCCAGCCCGGCCGATGGCGGCGGGCTCGACTGCCGCGTGACGCTGCCGCTCGCCGGGACGAAGGCTCGGGCGGGCACATCGTCGCCGGGGAATGCTTGA
- a CDS encoding acyl-CoA dehydrogenase family protein, which produces MPHAALALDTAPSAPHAASEPAARLSPLDAVIETVAARREEFERLSHVPRDVIALFKQAGIYRAGTPRRFGGDALAPTAFLDMIERIATADGSAAWVASFGSANVYLAALPLDTQAELYASGPDQVFAGGLFPVQPAQPAPGGWRVNGTWKFASGCKGADWLGVGIAVPGAQDAAPNKPRTAVFRAADVEIVENWSVVGMQGTGSHDLRVDDRFVPEVWTFVRGGEPTVDEPLYRYPTVAYAAQVLAVVNLGLARAALDVVNRMSGGRQTTTGAPRLADRAYYRIELAKAEAQLRSARAFFYDATDGVWQSILAGNPVTPDQVSLLRLAATQIAREGASVVERAYRLGGTAAIYRTHPLQRLLRDAMVVTQHAFLGEGNFDGAGAVFTGVAPFPGYL; this is translated from the coding sequence ATGCCCCACGCCGCCCTCGCCCTCGACACCGCACCGAGCGCTCCCCACGCGGCCAGCGAACCGGCCGCCCGGCTGTCGCCGCTCGACGCCGTGATCGAGACGGTCGCCGCGCGCCGCGAGGAATTCGAGCGCCTGTCACACGTGCCGCGCGACGTGATCGCGCTGTTCAAGCAGGCCGGCATCTATCGCGCGGGCACGCCGCGCCGGTTCGGCGGCGATGCGCTCGCGCCGACCGCGTTCCTCGACATGATCGAGCGGATCGCGACCGCCGACGGCTCGGCCGCATGGGTCGCGAGCTTCGGCTCCGCGAACGTGTATCTCGCTGCGCTGCCGCTCGACACCCAGGCCGAGCTGTATGCGAGCGGCCCCGATCAGGTGTTCGCGGGCGGTTTGTTCCCGGTGCAGCCGGCCCAGCCCGCGCCGGGCGGCTGGCGCGTGAACGGCACGTGGAAGTTCGCGAGCGGCTGCAAGGGGGCCGACTGGCTCGGCGTCGGCATCGCCGTGCCGGGCGCGCAGGACGCCGCGCCGAACAAGCCGCGCACGGCCGTGTTCCGCGCGGCCGACGTCGAGATCGTCGAGAACTGGAGCGTCGTCGGCATGCAGGGCACCGGCAGCCACGACCTGCGCGTGGACGACCGCTTCGTGCCTGAAGTGTGGACCTTCGTGCGCGGCGGCGAGCCGACCGTCGACGAGCCGCTGTACCGCTATCCGACCGTCGCGTATGCGGCGCAGGTGCTGGCCGTCGTGAACCTCGGCCTCGCGCGCGCGGCGCTCGACGTCGTGAACCGGATGTCGGGTGGCCGGCAGACAACGACCGGCGCACCGCGCCTCGCCGATCGCGCGTACTACCGCATCGAACTCGCGAAGGCCGAAGCGCAACTGCGCTCGGCGCGCGCGTTCTTCTACGACGCGACCGACGGCGTATGGCAATCGATCCTCGCCGGCAACCCGGTGACGCCCGACCAGGTCAGCCTGCTGCGGCTCGCGGCCACGCAGATCGCGCGCGAAGGCGCGAGCGTCGTCGAACGCGCATACCGGCTCGGCGGCACGGCGGCGATCTATCGCACGCACCCGCTGCAGCGGCTGCTGCGCGATGCCATGGTCGTCACGCAGCACGCGTTTCTCGGCGAAGGCAACTTCGACGGCGCCGGCGCGGTGTTCACCGGTGTCGCGCCGTTCCCCGGCTATCTGTAA